CTGAAGCATtcatcttctctgtctctctttaacTCTCTTTTTAGTTCCAGAGACCTAATGACTTCTCACCCCCTTTCCGCTTTGGCACTGTGCCCAACGGCAGCACAGAGAGGAATATTCGCAATAACTATGCAGAAATGCATGCCTACATGGGGAAGTTCAACCAGAGAGGTGTCGATGATGCACTGCTCTCCCTGAAAACAGGGTAAGAACTGCTTCCAAGCTCAGAATCTTTGCTGTGTTGCTCACATTTCTTAAACATCCATGTAATAAGATGGACCGTCTTTGTTTGCCACACCAAGTTCAAGCAAAGAAGACTGCATTTGCATTTTGTGGGTCTCCAGGTTAAATTGATGGTATAATTCAGACCAGTGTATGGATATTCCACTGGTATGATTcacttatatatattttcaacaaTTTCTATTTTACTTGCATGAATGTAACAGTGAAATAAGAATGTAATAGATataaaagtcaaagaggagagtcaaGGCTCAAGTTCATGTGTTACACACAAAATAAAGACCTGACCTGAAAGTGAAATTGATTTTGGTGTCTTATGGACAAGGgagaaagaaacaatgaaaagggTGAAAGCTTTTAGATAACAAACAGTAAGAATATGTTAATTGATCTCCAATTCCAACAAAATTGGCACTCTTTGATCCAGCTCTATAATCTAGGGTGGATTGTTCATTCAAAAGAACTCACAAACTGCAAATATGTCGGCTTACATAATCTCAGCCATGGTGGTTCCTTCCCTCAGAAGCCACAGCTGTGGAATAAGACAGACAGTTGAGCATGAGAGTTGTTGGAGTTAAGGTCTCATAGCTGATTTCCTGTGTTGTAGGATGACTGACAGCCCGTAGACCTTCTGGTGGCTTCTGTTCGGAATGAGCCTCCCAGAGGCATGTTTACTTAAATACTGTTAGACTCTGTCTTATTGTTATAAAGCCACAGCAGATTTCAGAAGGTGGGATTTGAATTTGGGGGACAGATGACTCTGGGTTGTCTGGCCCCTGGTGCAATCACAGTTCTCAAGCCCTTCAGAGCTTTGACTTTCTGATAGACACACTTCTAAAGGATACTCACGGACCTTTGGAAAAAATGTGTTCTGCATTTTGTCATGCCAGAAAGGGCTTCTTTTTTCTTAAGGAGGGGTAAAGCTAACTGAACTGCACTTGAACAGTGCAGGTCATGATGCCTGGCTTTCTTTCTTGCAGACCTCTCTATTACCTATATGAATATATCTGAATTTCTTCTCCATTTATTGTGTTTAAATATTGACCTGTACCTTCCTGAACTTGCCCCTAGCCTTTCCCCACTCCCTGCCTACTTCTCCTTGCAAAGCACTGTACATACAAAGAGATTCTCATATGTTTGGGAACATGAGACATCTGAATTCTCCTGTATGTTGCATTGGCTGTGGTTTCATGCATTCGCTGTTGACCTGAGCCTATAATGTCACCACCCCCAGCAATTCTCTCCTCTCCTTGTGCTGCAAAACAAAATACTAAAACCTTTCTGACCGCCAAAATAGCATTGCCCATCCAGTGCTCCTCGTCCACCTACGCTTATCCCCACTCTGGACTGTAATGaactgagaaatgaaaaatgttatgTAAGTCTAACCCATGCTATTTGTTGCTATCATTGTGATGgttccttttcattatttctgttattatttttattgattcctTTTTACTCCTTCTCCTTTTCAGACACAGCTTATGAGTTGGCTCCGGGCCCAACTAGCATTCTCATCATTCCCAACAGGAGGGAAAAAACTCCTCCTTTCAATCTGAAATCACAAAGAACCACCTGGGAGTTAGGCTTTAGCTTCTGGCTGAGTTCCACCTTGAGCTCTGCTTTGAACCAATTCTCCCCATAATCTGCTGGAGTCCTACTTCCTCCTCTTAATGGCCCCATAGGTAGTTTTGGACTCGAGTTCCTCCACTGGACTTGGTTTGTTTGCTCCTTTCTTGCACAGGAAACTGGATGCCTTCATCTACGATGCAGCCGTGCTGAACTACATGGCCGGTAGAGATGAGGGCTGCAAGCTGGTGACCATTGGCAGTGGGAAGGTCTTTGCCTCCACTGGTTATGGCATTGCCATCCAAAAAGACTCTGGATGGAAGCGCCAGGTGGACCTTGCTATCCTGCAGCTCTTCGGAGATGGTGAgttaaagaaagggaaagtgtCTACTTGGCCTCTTCCTACAACCAGTCCAAAACATCAactcttcttccttccccatccctctAACCTCTGCATTTCCAGTAAAGCATTTCATAGTATGCTAGGACATTGGGTAGTATATGTTAGCTTTCTAAAGCTTCGTAAtgaggttgttgttattgttcagtggcttagtcatgtccgactcgttgcagtcccatggactgcagcgcaccaggcttccttctccttcactatctcccagagttttgctcaaactcatgtccattgagtcggtgatggatgccatccaaccatctcatcctctgttgtccccttctcctcctgccttcaatctgtcccagcatcagggtcttttctaatgagtcagttattcacatctggtggccaaagtattgaagcttcagcatcagtccttccaatgattattcagggttgatttcctataggattaactggtttgatctccttgcagtccaagggactcttaagagtcttctccaacaccataattcagaaacatcaattctttggcactcagccttctttagggtccagctctcacatccatacatgactactggaaaaaacagtagctttgactatacagaccccTTGCTCTGGTCCCAGAGAAAGGGCAAAGAAATCCATTCATGGCTATTTGCTCATCCTTCCCTCTGCTATTTTGCCTCTCCCAGTGGAAGAGATAGGAAGCAGGGCCAAGTCCTCAGAGACAGACACTGGAAGGTACTCACTCGCCAGAGTGATTCCTTGAAGAGACAACTTGCTTTGAGAAAACctaatctcttttttttattttgctcacaCCTTCCACATCCCACTTCACTTTATTGTCTAAAGGACCTCCTTCTCCTGTTAGTCTCACAGAAGCTAATCCTATTACAACGAGCAGCCTGACTGTACTTGGCCCCACAGGCCATCAACCCAGCAGTTCCCCCAGTTCTGTCTGCAGAATCTTTGCTGGTAAGGAGAAGATAACATAGCTGGATTGGCAGACTCCAGGTGAGGTCAGTTGTTCAGTTAGGAAAATCATCCAAGTTTGATTCAAGAAATGAGCAAAAAGTGATTTGATGAACATTGGAAAGAGGATGGGGTTCTAGGTGGAGGGTTCCAAGCCTTTTTAGTGTAAGAGCTTCTGTCACAGTAATGTAGCTATCACTTCAAGGCAATAACAGGGCCTCTGTCCACAAGAAAGAGCAGCAGTAGAGACAATTTGCAAAAGTTACCGGAGCTTCATGGGCTTTCCGggggatcagatggtaaagaatctgcctgaaacgtggtggacccaggttcaatccctgggttgggaagatctcctgaagaagggaaaggtaacccactccattattcttgcctggagaattccatgaacataggaacttgatgagctacagtccatggggtcgcaaagagttggacacgactgagcgactaacacacacacacacacacacacacacacacacaccagagctCCAGTCAGACTATGCAAACAGATTTCACGTTTTAAGCCAAACTGGCAATTTTCTTCATGagattttcagatttttgctTCTCTAGAGTCAGATGCATTCTCAGGCTcatggtttcttttattttcctcttgccTATGATTTCTACATTTCTAGTTCCTAGTATCCACTGAAGTGGATCAAGGTTGTTGTAACCTGGCATGACTTGAATTAATCAAAACTTCTCTAAGCAGCATTAAAAGGAGGCAGGTCCAAATTTGGTGGTCTCATTTTATTCCAGCTTCCTCCCTTTTCCTGtgaatatttatgttttcaaCAAGAGATCAGGAAGTCTGAGGGCCTCTAGGGAATCAATCAATCTCTCCACCaatttgtctctgtctctcctcccccAACTCGATCTGCTCTGCACATTTTTTGAGAGCAATTTTCTGAATCGCTTCTTCCATTATGTTGTTCCTCGctgtctacaaaaaaaaaataaaacctgtgcAAAGTGCTTAGTCTGATACTCAGGTGCTCAGCAATGTTTCATCAACCTTTTGTATTCagcttttttttaaccaactgtTATTGTTTTTGAATTGTTCTGCCAGCCTTTCCCAAATATGACTtgtgtttttctccttcctccccttgaTCATGCCATCTCTGATGCCTAGAGCCCCTTTTTGTACAATATCAATTAAAATTCACTCATTCACCATGCCCACCTCAAAATCCTACCTTCCTCGTGAAAACCCACTGGCCACCGCATCTACAAAATTACCCTGACTAATTCGGGAAGCTTTTGTTACATACAGCTTGTCATACTGATTGTTTATATACCCATTTACACTGGGTAGCTAGGGCTTAcctggctcagaccgtaaagaatcttgCTGCTATGTAGGACACCCAGGTtctgtctctgggtcaggaagatcccctgaaggagggtatggctgcccactccagtattcttacttggagaattccatggacagaggagctatagtccatggggtctcaaagagtctgacacaactaagcaactaaaactttcacaCATTCATACAGGGCACAGAGGTAATATCTTCTATCTTTGTATCATCTCTGGTACCCACATTGTGTTTTCATTGACCACTTGTTGAATAACGTGATAAGTTTAACAGTATTAATAAAATTACTAACTTTCTCTCTTGGTTTTCTTTAtgtctcttcccctctctctcatgttttcctttcttttcccaacacccctctctctccctctcttctctccttcctgcccGGCCCCCAGGGGAGATGGAGGAGCTGGAAGCTCTGTGGCTCACAGGCATCTGCCACAATGAGAAGAACGAGGTCATGAGTAGCCAGCTGGACATCGACAACATGGCGGGTGTCTTCTACATGCTGGGGGCAGCCATGGCTCTCAGCCTCATCACCTTCATCTGTGAACACCTTTTCTATTGGCAGTTCCGGCACTGCTTTATGGGTGTCTGTTCTGGCAAGCCTGGCATGGTCTTCTCCATCAGCAGAGTAAGTGGTTTGATTTAGGTGCCTGGAACTTGGGAAAGGAAGTTTAGCCTAGCGCCATGCAAAGCAGAGAGTCCAGAGGGGCACTAACTCCAGCCTGAGGCTGTGAAAGCAAGAAGCCACATCATGTACATTTCCCCAGGGGGTAGGATGACATCATTTCAAGTGGCTCAGAGAACAGGTGAAGctgtttttcctttaagaaatagCTTTCTGTGTGGGGTTTGGGCATTTGGTTCTTAAAAAGAACTGGCAGATCTATCAAAATGAAACATTTGGCCTTTCCCCAGGTGCCTTTCATCACTATTAGTTAATTCTGCATAGGCTGGATTAATcatttaatccttttaaaaaatcacatttctgtATAAATCATGACATGTATCTCTCTTATTCTGACATGCAAATGTATATTGGTCGTTTCACCATCCCACTTTATATTTTAACCATGTATGCATTTGGAGCATTCAGGAGGAGCTTAACAGAACTTTCAAAAATAAGTCCTGACCTGTTAAGAAATTTACATTCCAGAAACTTCCTTAATTGGAGCAAGAGTATCACTCAAGTCCTTCTTTATTTAGTTCTCTTCTACATGACTAGTCCAAAGTGAGATTTGGAGCACAGTGTTGAATATGAATAAAGGGTCACAGggaagagtttttgttttttttttttttttttcttttctttacttaaaaaagcagacttttttattttgttaataaagttATGAGATTCATTCACGAGAAGTGAACTCAGATGTCCTCTTAGAATAGAGGTCTAGGCTTCAGATGTAACCAACTTTGTCTCTAATGGGGTTATGTAAGAAAATGGAGTACTCATTAAATTGTCCCATCTTTTGATCATTTTCCTATAGTATTTTAGTTCTAGAGAAAAATGTCCTCTCTGGCTGTGAGCTGCTTCAGGCCATTCAGTTACCTGGAAACAGGAGGCTGGGACTTGTGGTCCCTAAGCCACCTTTTTGTACCTCGTGGCGCTTCCCAAGACCCCAGACAGGGGGCTGGCCACAGCACAGGAAGCCTGTAGTAGAAATCCTATTTGTCGCCCCTCGACATAATCAATGGCTCTGAAGAGGACAAGTGCATTTTCTCTTGGCCGTAATCAAGAAGGgtcagaaaggagaagaaagcaggggaactctctatatttttttaatgggagtataattgctttacagtgttgtgttagtttctgctgtacaatgaagtgaatcagctgtatgtacacatatatcccctccctcttgaacctccctcccatccccacccctatcTCACTCCtctcggtcatcacagagcactgagctgagctccctatgctatacagaaGCTTCCTACTAGctactttacacatggtagtgtacataTCTTCTCTTCtgcgctcagttatgtctgactcttagcagccctatggactatagctcgccaggctcctcgtccatgggatttttcaggcaagcatactggagtgggttgctatttcctactcgaggaatctttccaacctagggattgaagccgcatctcttgcatctcctgtattggcaggcagattctttaccagtgtgccacctgggaagcccctattgtgtgtgtttgtacatatatattaatcTCCCAATTTTCTTGTAGATCTCTTATCTTGTGGCTGCCTCCAGGGCAGGGATGCTCATCTCATGCAAACCATCCTTCTTTCCCATCTAGCTGCCACTCTACCTTTGAATCTTCTCTCCTCTCATCCTCCTCCCTCAATAGGGACAGCCCCTTTCCAAATGAATTCCCCTTGTTTTAAAGACACTATTCAAACAACCTCTTCTGCAAAGACCTTCCCTTGCCAGGTGGAAAAGTTCCAAACATGTCCACCTTTCAAGGCAGGGAACTAGAGATTGGCAGGAGGTTGGCCTGACTTTAGACTTGAGCCCAAGCCTCTCCTTCTCCCAGACGGTGCTTTTTAGGGCTCTACACAAGAAGCTGCACACAGGGAATTCTCAATCAATACTAATGTTAAGATACTAGTTATTTATGATCACAGTGAGTgagaaacttgaagaaaaaaaacaggACCTAAAGAGAATAAAGGAGAGCATTCGACAAGGggattctttttaaattcattttattgaagtatagttgatttccaatataaaatttcactgtacagcaaagtgattcaattatacatgtatatacattctttttcatatctgtTTTACATTATGGCTATTTACAAGATATTTCatttacaggatattgaatatggttctgtgctatacagtaggactttgttgtttatccatgttATATACACTAGTTTGCctctaccaaccccaaactcccaccccacccctcctcaaCCACTCCTCTCCAACAAGGGGATTCATGATTGCTATTTAGTCCTTAATATCTGTCCCAGGTCCTCCCTCCCACGGTGTAAGGCACAGCAGCAGAAATATCCTTCTTTGACCTCAAAGCTGCCTAATTGTCCTGTTGAATTTGGTTCATGCTTGGCTCAGGGAGAGAATTGCTCAGCTGTGATCTGATGATCAAAATCCTAAAAGCTGCTCAAAATTTGTCAGAGCTGGTAAAGAGTGGCAATTGTGAGCACCTGGGCTCCCCAGTCTTTACTGCCAGCCAGGGGTGACCAGCCAGGGCAGAACAGCCCCAACATCTGTAAAGCATTGCTGTTGATTTCCAGAAGGCTGACAGTGTTGTTTGCTATCAGTTGATATCATGGCCTCATTTCTGTGAGGCAAAAACCTAGtgtagaaagaaaaatcagtacAAATCAGTTGCGGAATGAGGCATGAATCTCCTGAATGTCTTGTGATTCCAGACCATTTGCTTAGATCACTTGGTGTATGCAGTGAGGCCCCTTTTGGAGAGCCAAGCCTATCTAATCAGACCCCCAGCTCATGTtgcattctaagttgcttcagtcatgtccgactctttgtgactctatgaatagtagcctgccaggctcctctgtccatgggattctccaggcaggaataatggagaaggttgccatttccttctccaggggatcttcctgacccagggatggaacccttgtctcttgcatctcctgcagtgggaggtagggtctttaccactagccccacggGGAAAGCCCTAGGGTTCATGATGAGACTTGCTAAATGCTGGTGAATAAGgcaagcaaatggcaacccactacagtgggttcttgcctggaaaatcccatgaacagaggatcctggcaggctacagtccatggggtcccaaagagtcaaacacgactgaaggactgagcacagcacagcacaaggcaGGCAAGCTTCTAGACACAGGTTTCTATGAGTCTATAAGACCATCTGTTTCATGTTTTCCTGGACTTATCTCAACCATTTACGCAGTTAGCAGGGGTAGGGATCCACTTGAGGGTCCCTTCCAGCCTCAGGAGAGACCTAACCCGTCTCATCCTCTCTGCAGGGTATCTACAGCTGCATCCATGGCGTGGCCATTGAGGAGCGCCAGTCCGTGATGAACTCCCCCACCGCCACCATGAACAACACGCACTCCAATATCCTGCGTCTGCTGCGCACGGCCAAGAACATGGCCAACCTGTCGGGTGTGAATGGCTCACCGCAGAGCGCCCTGGACTTCATCCGCCGCGAGTCGTCTGTCTATGACATCTCCGAGCACCGCCGCAGCTTCACGCACTCCGACTGCAAGTCCTACAACAACCCGCCCTGCGAGGAGAACCTGTTCAGTGACTACATCAGTGAGGTGGAAAGGACTTTCGGGAACCTGCAGCTCAAGGACAGCAACGTGTACCAggaccactaccaccaccaccaccggcCCCACAGCATCGGCAGCGCCAGCTCCATAGATGGGCTCTACGACTGTGACAACCCGCCCTTCACCACGCAGCCCCGGGCCCTGGGCAAGAAGCCCCTGGACATTGGCCTCCCCTCGTCCAAGCACAGCCAGCTCGGCGACCTGTACGGCAAGTTCTCTTTCAAGAGTGACCGCTATGGCGGCCACGACGACCTGATCCGCTCCGACGTGTCGGACATCTCCACCCACACGGTCACCTACGGCAACATCGAGGGCAATGCGGCCAAGAGACGGAAGCAGCAGTACAAGGACAGCCTGAAGAAGCGTCCAGCCTCGGCCAAGTCCCGCCGCGAGTTCGACGAGATAGAGCTGGCCTACCGCCGCCGGCCGCCCCGCTCCCCAGACCACAAGCGCTACTTTCGGGACAAGGACGGGCTACGGGACTTCTACCTGGACCAGTTCCGTGCCAAGGAGACCTCGCCGCACTGGGAGCACGTGGACCTGACTGACCTCTATAAGGAGCGCGGCGAGGATTTCAAGCGCGACTCGGTGGGTGGCGGAGGGCCCTGTACCAACCGAGCTCATCACCTTAAGCACGGCACGGGCGACAAGCACGGCGGGGGGGTCGTCGGTGGGGTCCCGGCCCCCTGGGAGAAGAACCTGACCAACGTGGACTGGGAGGAGCGCCCTGGGGGCAACTTCTGCCGCAGCTGCCCATCCAAGCTGCACAACTACTCGACGACGACGGCAGCAACGGCAGTGGTGGCTGGCCAGAACTCAGGCAGGCCGGCCTGCATCCGCTGCGAGGCGTGCAAGAAGGCCGGCAACCTGTATGACATCAGCGAGGACAACTCGCTGCAGGAGTTGGATCAGCCGGCCGCCCCGGTGGCGGCCGTGACATCCGCCGCGTCTAAGTACCCGCAGAGCCCCACCAACTCCAAGGCGCAGAAGAAGCCCCGGAACAAGCTGCGGCGCCAACACTCCTACGACACGTTCGTGGACCTGCAGAAAGAAGAGGCTGCCCTGGCCCCGCGCAGCGTGAGCCTCAAGGACAAGGGCCGCTTCCTGGACGGCAGCCCCTACGCGCACATGTTCGAGATGCCGGCGGGCGAGAGCGCTTTCAGTGGCAGCAACGACGGCAAGGCGGCGGCGCCGGCCGCAGGACATCACCACCATGGCAATCCCGGCGGCGGCGGTGGCTACATGCTCAGCAAGTCACTCTACCCCGACCGGGTCACGCAGAACCCTTTCATCCCCACTTTTGGGGACGACCAGTGCTTGCTCCACGGCAGCAAATCCTACTTCTTCAGGCAGCCCACGGTGGCTGGTGCACCGAAGGCCAGGCCGGACTTCCGGGCCCTTGTGAGCAACAAGCCGGTGGTCTCGGCCCTGCACGGGGCTGTGCCGGGCCgcttccagaaagacatctgTATAGGGAACCAGTCCAACCCCTGTGTGCCTAACAACAAAAACCCCAGGGCTTTCAATGGCTCCAGCAATGGGCATGTGTATGAGAAACTGTCTAGTATTGAGTCTGATGTCTGAGTGAGGGAAGAGAGAGGCCAAAGGTGCGTCCGGGAGGGTCTGGCTGTGGGCGTGTGGCACGCATGTCACAGAGGGCGAACGGGGGGTAAGGGGGTGAACTTGGTTCCCATTTGCTCCTTTCTTGtcgttttcatttatttttgggaTCCTGGAGTTCTGATTCCTTCTGAGGGTGAGCCTGGTGACCAGCACCATCTCTGCTCCCTTTCCAGCACCCTCTTCctacttcctcctccttcctgtctGTCCATCCTCTCCCCTTTCCCAGTTCCCGCGAGAGGATACGGTAGGCTGCCGTTCCCAGTTCCGGAGAGTGGATACGTGGGCTGGCTCGTTCCGCTGGAGCTGAGAAGGCAGTGGCCGCAGGGCATCTTGCTCCTGGTGTGGaaggactctttgccacccggtTGGAGTGAAGCcaaggagaagcaggag
Above is a genomic segment from Bos indicus isolate NIAB-ARS_2022 breed Sahiwal x Tharparkar chromosome 5, NIAB-ARS_B.indTharparkar_mat_pri_1.0, whole genome shotgun sequence containing:
- the GRIN2B gene encoding glutamate receptor ionotropic, NMDA 2B: MKPRAECCSPKFWLVLAVLAVSGSRARSQKSPPSIGIAVILVGTSDEVAIKDAHEKDDFHHLSVVPRVELVAMNETDPKSIITRICDLMSDRKIQGVVFADDTDQEAIAQILDFISAQTLTPILGIHGGSSMIMADKDESSMFFQFGPSIEQQASVMLNIMEEYDWYIFSIVTTYFPGYQDFVNKIRSTIENSFVGWELEEVLLLDMSLDDGDSKIQNQLKKLQSPIILLYCTKEEATYIFEVANSVGLTGYGYTWIVPSLVAGDTDTVPSEFPTGLVSVSYDEWDYGLPARVRDGIAIITTAASDMLSEHSFIPEPKSSCYNTHEKRIYQSNMLNRYLINVTFEGRNLSFSEDGYQMHPKLVIILLNKERKWERVGKWKDKSLQMKYYVWPRMCPETEEQEDDHLSIVTLEEAPFVIVESVDPLSGTCMRNTVPCQKRIISENKTDEEPGYIKKCCKGFCIDILKKISKSVKFTYDLYLVTNGKHGKKINGTWNGMIGEVVMKRAYMAVGSLTINEERSEVVDFSVPFIETGISVMVSRSNGTVSPSAFLEPFSADVWVMMFVMLLIVSAVAVFVFEYFSPVGYNRCLADGREPGGPSFTIGKAIWLLWGLVFNNSVPVQNPKGTTSKIMVSVWAFFAVIFLASYTANLAAFMIQEEYVDQVSGLSDKKFQRPNDFSPPFRFGTVPNGSTERNIRNNYAEMHAYMGKFNQRGVDDALLSLKTGKLDAFIYDAAVLNYMAGRDEGCKLVTIGSGKVFASTGYGIAIQKDSGWKRQVDLAILQLFGDGEMEELEALWLTGICHNEKNEVMSSQLDIDNMAGVFYMLGAAMALSLITFICEHLFYWQFRHCFMGVCSGKPGMVFSISRGIYSCIHGVAIEERQSVMNSPTATMNNTHSNILRLLRTAKNMANLSGVNGSPQSALDFIRRESSVYDISEHRRSFTHSDCKSYNNPPCEENLFSDYISEVERTFGNLQLKDSNVYQDHYHHHHRPHSIGSASSIDGLYDCDNPPFTTQPRALGKKPLDIGLPSSKHSQLGDLYGKFSFKSDRYGGHDDLIRSDVSDISTHTVTYGNIEGNAAKRRKQQYKDSLKKRPASAKSRREFDEIELAYRRRPPRSPDHKRYFRDKDGLRDFYLDQFRAKETSPHWEHVDLTDLYKERGEDFKRDSVGGGGPCTNRAHHLKHGTGDKHGGGVVGGVPAPWEKNLTNVDWEERPGGNFCRSCPSKLHNYSTTTAATAVVAGQNSGRPACIRCEACKKAGNLYDISEDNSLQELDQPAAPVAAVTSAASKYPQSPTNSKAQKKPRNKLRRQHSYDTFVDLQKEEAALAPRSVSLKDKGRFLDGSPYAHMFEMPAGESAFSGSNDGKAAAPAAGHHHHGNPGGGGGYMLSKSLYPDRVTQNPFIPTFGDDQCLLHGSKSYFFRQPTVAGAPKARPDFRALVSNKPVVSALHGAVPGRFQKDICIGNQSNPCVPNNKNPRAFNGSSNGHVYEKLSSIESDV